Proteins from a single region of Candidatus Methylomirabilota bacterium:
- a CDS encoding ABC transporter substrate-binding protein: MTTDREHTDPTRLSRRDVLKIGGATLGALSVGTRAWAQAPKPGGSFISAQTTEATGLDPQLVPAFSRSRRSPMMYNQLVRFDGEMNPVAELAESWQISPDSLTWTFKLRQGVKFHDGQEMTSADVKFTFDRLFEKSPGKSDFVAVDKVEPAGRYAVKFVTKEPFAGLLAALGGFWGFIISEAGIKKYGDLNKDALGTGPFMLEDWKVEQQMVLKKNPSYFRKGLPYVDQLTLRIIPDEANIVAALRTGQIHHAFIEDNKNFNLLKEEKTLTGYRSSRLGYDFLNINASRGPLKDVRVRQAISWTVDRSQVMRIAAAGFGRLTAPATAPMKQWQLPEDQWMRYYKPDVDKAKKLMADAGFASGFTVKLGVIPTFPTMVSGAPVVAAQLKRIGITAEIENVEYAVWIKRWLAKDFDMTMNTTPGYADPDTAFFRALHSTKGQNWNSWSVPELDALMEDGRRTMDQKKRKEIYDRVQILILENVPHLWLFSAETIDFTQASVKGFKQHPTTLLYGFEGVWLDKA; the protein is encoded by the coding sequence ATGACGACCGACCGCGAGCACACCGACCCCACTCGCCTGAGCCGACGGGATGTCCTGAAGATCGGAGGCGCGACCCTCGGCGCCCTGTCCGTGGGCACGCGGGCATGGGCGCAGGCGCCCAAGCCGGGCGGCAGCTTCATCTCGGCTCAGACCACCGAGGCGACGGGCCTCGATCCGCAGCTGGTCCCGGCGTTCTCGCGGAGCCGGCGGTCGCCGATGATGTACAACCAGCTGGTCCGTTTCGACGGCGAGATGAACCCCGTCGCCGAGCTGGCGGAATCGTGGCAGATCAGCCCCGACAGCCTGACGTGGACCTTCAAGCTCCGGCAGGGCGTGAAGTTTCACGACGGCCAGGAGATGACGTCCGCGGACGTGAAGTTCACGTTCGACCGGCTGTTCGAGAAGTCGCCGGGCAAGTCCGACTTCGTCGCCGTGGACAAGGTCGAGCCGGCCGGCCGCTACGCGGTCAAGTTCGTCACCAAGGAGCCGTTCGCCGGCCTCCTGGCGGCGCTGGGCGGATTCTGGGGCTTCATCATCAGCGAAGCCGGCATCAAGAAGTACGGCGACCTCAACAAGGACGCGCTGGGCACGGGGCCCTTCATGCTCGAGGACTGGAAGGTGGAGCAGCAGATGGTCCTCAAGAAGAACCCCAGCTACTTCCGCAAAGGCCTGCCCTACGTGGACCAGCTGACCCTGCGCATCATCCCGGACGAGGCCAACATCGTCGCCGCCCTCCGCACGGGACAGATCCACCACGCCTTCATCGAGGACAACAAGAACTTCAACCTCCTCAAGGAGGAGAAGACGCTGACCGGGTATCGCAGCTCGCGGCTCGGCTACGACTTCCTGAACATCAACGCGAGCCGCGGGCCGCTCAAGGACGTCCGTGTGCGACAGGCGATCAGCTGGACCGTAGACCGCAGCCAGGTCATGCGGATCGCGGCCGCCGGCTTCGGCCGGCTGACCGCGCCGGCGACGGCGCCCATGAAGCAGTGGCAGCTGCCCGAGGACCAGTGGATGCGCTACTACAAGCCCGACGTGGACAAGGCCAAGAAGCTGATGGCCGACGCGGGCTTCGCCTCCGGGTTCACGGTGAAGCTCGGCGTTATCCCGACCTTCCCCACGATGGTCTCGGGCGCCCCGGTCGTCGCCGCCCAGCTGAAGCGCATCGGGATCACCGCCGAGATCGAGAACGTCGAATACGCCGTGTGGATCAAGCGGTGGCTCGCCAAGGACTTCGACATGACGATGAACACCACGCCGGGCTACGCCGACCCGGACACCGCCTTCTTCCGCGCGCTCCACTCGACGAAGGGCCAGAACTGGAACAGCTGGAGCGTGCCGGAGCTCGACGCCCTGATGGAGGATGGGCGCCGGACCATGGACCAGAAGAAGCGGAAGGAGATCTACGACCGCGTCCAGATCCTCATCCTAGAAAACGTGCCGCACCTCTGGCTCTTTTCGGCTGAGACGATCGACTTCACCCAGGCGTCCGT